A DNA window from Lycium ferocissimum isolate CSIRO_LF1 unplaced genomic scaffold, AGI_CSIRO_Lferr_CH_V1 ctg258, whole genome shotgun sequence contains the following coding sequences:
- the LOC132043512 gene encoding uncharacterized protein LOC132043512, with the protein MEKNSSVGAKPWSHHHHHFQILHNCPLHSYMLQCNNHVPTCPLFSPSPVPQNPEQHITPVLLPDDLNIHISEPNDNFTDSRMKQDEDLDLEDEEEEPIFVLTDEWRDFFAKSEAKRRKAKKHAKKKGKSKVKDENAPALESDCDVKNESAICPEV; encoded by the exons ATGGAGAAAAATTCCTCAGTCGGTGCCAAGCCATggagtcatcatcatcatcattttcagaTATTACATAATTGTCCACTTCACAGCTACATGTTGCAGTGCAACAATCATGTACCAACATGCCCACTTTTCAGTCCTTCTCCAGTGCCGCAAAACCCTGAACAACACATTACACCTGTTTTATTGCCTGACGATTTGAATATACATATTTCTGAGCCTAATGATAATTTTACCGACTCAAG AATGAAGCAAGACGAAGATCTGGACTTAGAAGATGAAGAGGAAGAGCCTATTTTTGTCCTTACAGATGAATGGAGAGATTTCTTTGCCAAATCTGAAGCTAAAAGGAGAAAAG CAAAAAAGCATGCTAAGAAGAAAGGGAAGAGTAAGGTCAAAGATGAGAACGCACCAGCATTGGAGAGTGATTGCGACGTGAAGAATGAATCTGCTATATGTCCAGAGGTCTAA
- the LOC132043518 gene encoding uncharacterized protein LOC132043518 isoform X1, with protein MGGDTKSLNSPLIYSTEESSFEQKFPENPLGSPTFLSGGDCLGAKGENGEVGLGSVDLEEFVRASSNMMEEVHKKRIRNVYMDVLKSYEELQFHKDHLEEAKNKILSYTPGSRIEEVSGMKVSDYNIPKKTTLLLIGPRGSGKSSLVNKISRLFDDDPFTPERAQVSYSSNGDGTYFLQEYAIPRGSSSFCLYDTRGLSADLSENKKMVKRWMRKGVCHGKRITRDSDDAHLKSKGRNRYRATETNVVNFLIFVVSGVQILQLMDTDDETKRQQTQAIATTFNNPLLSFKDEKPVVVLTHGDLLSLSDRTRIRMYLGQLLGIHPKKQIFDIPESDDLGTRFTILNMLCYCLEHADKNLPFKRNLPYKSPSSSKGVLKLLVSSLLIHAVLVIIFGMGMIFMNTLQAKVASVPNLHVSQSHGDIDCNATTVDSVPDLQPEELQPHVNVDCHASGVDSVRDLQPETPQSDVNVDWRTIRHLWSDD; from the exons ATGGGTGGAGATACAAAATCCCTTAATTCCCCTCTCATCTATTCCACTG AAGAATCATCTTTTGAACAAAAGTTCCCTGAAAATCCACTAGGCTCGCCTACTTTTCTCAG TGGTGGTGATTGTCTTGGTGCAAAAGGGGAGAATGGAGAAGTTGGACTAGGTTCTGTGGATTTGGAGGAATTCGTTCGAGCTTCTTCAAATATGATGGAGGAGGTTCATAAAAAGCGGATAAGGAATGTATATATGGATGTCCTCAAGAGCTATGAGGAACTGCAGTTCCATAAGGACCATTTGGAGGAAgccaaaaataaaatcttaaG CTACACTCCTGGATCACGAATTGAGGAGGTGAGTGGCATGAAAGTGAGTGATTACAATATACCAAAAAAGACAACACTCTTGTTGATTGGTCCGAGAGGATCTGGAAAAAGCAGTCTTGTTAACAAGATTTCCAGGCTATTTGATGATGATCCTTTTACACCAGAAAGAGCTCAAGTATCAT ATTCTTCTAATGGAGATGGGACATATTTTCTCCAAGAGTATGCGATACCAAGAGGTTCAAGTTCTTTCTGTTTGTATGACACACGTGGTTTGTCGGCTGATTTGagtgaaaataagaaaatggtGAAGCGCTGGATGAGAAAGGGGGTTTGTCATGGGAAGCGAATAACAAG GGATTCTGATGATGCACATCTGAAGTCTAAAGGACGAAATAGATACCGTGCCACTGAGACCAATGTGGttaattttctcatatttgttgTTAGTGGGGTCCAAATTCTGCAATTGATGGACACTGATGATGAAACAAAGAGGCAACAAACTCAAGCTATTGCTACAACTTTCAACAACCCTCTCTTGTCATTCAAAG ATGAAAAGCCAGTTGTTGTGCTAACGCATGGTGATTTACTTTCACTTTCGGATCGTACTCGCATCCGCATGTATTTGGGACAGCTGCTGGGTATCCATccgaagaaacaaatttttgacaTCCCAG AAAGTGATGATTTAGGAACTAGGTTCACTATACTCAACATGCTTTGCTATTGTCTTGAGCACGCAGATAAAAACCTACCCTTCAAAAGAAACCTACCTTACAAAAGCCCATCTAGCAGCAAG GGTGTCTTGAAGTTGCTTGTATCATCTCTACTGATACATGCGGTTCTAGTAATAATTTTCGGAATGGGGATGATCTTCATGAATACTCTCCAAGCCAAGGTTGCTTCTGTTCCCAATTTACACGTATCACAATCACATGGAGACATAGATTGCAATGCAACTACTGTTGATTCTGTGCCCGATCTTCAGCCTGAGGAATTGCAACCACATGTAAACGTAGATTGCCATGCAAGTGGGGTTGATTCTGTTCGCGATCTCCAACCCGAGACCCCCCAATCAGATGTAAATGTAGATTGGCGTACAATCCGACACTTATGGTCAGATGACTAA
- the LOC132043518 gene encoding uncharacterized protein LOC132043518 isoform X2: MMEEVHKKRIRNVYMDVLKSYEELQFHKDHLEEAKNKILSYTPGSRIEEVSGMKVSDYNIPKKTTLLLIGPRGSGKSSLVNKISRLFDDDPFTPERAQVSYSSNGDGTYFLQEYAIPRGSSSFCLYDTRGLSADLSENKKMVKRWMRKGVCHGKRITRDSDDAHLKSKGRNRYRATETNVVNFLIFVVSGVQILQLMDTDDETKRQQTQAIATTFNNPLLSFKDEKPVVVLTHGDLLSLSDRTRIRMYLGQLLGIHPKKQIFDIPESDDLGTRFTILNMLCYCLEHADKNLPFKRNLPYKSPSSSKGVLKLLVSSLLIHAVLVIIFGMGMIFMNTLQAKVASVPNLHVSQSHGDIDCNATTVDSVPDLQPEELQPHVNVDCHASGVDSVRDLQPETPQSDVNVDWRTIRHLWSDD, encoded by the exons ATGATGGAGGAGGTTCATAAAAAGCGGATAAGGAATGTATATATGGATGTCCTCAAGAGCTATGAGGAACTGCAGTTCCATAAGGACCATTTGGAGGAAgccaaaaataaaatcttaaG CTACACTCCTGGATCACGAATTGAGGAGGTGAGTGGCATGAAAGTGAGTGATTACAATATACCAAAAAAGACAACACTCTTGTTGATTGGTCCGAGAGGATCTGGAAAAAGCAGTCTTGTTAACAAGATTTCCAGGCTATTTGATGATGATCCTTTTACACCAGAAAGAGCTCAAGTATCAT ATTCTTCTAATGGAGATGGGACATATTTTCTCCAAGAGTATGCGATACCAAGAGGTTCAAGTTCTTTCTGTTTGTATGACACACGTGGTTTGTCGGCTGATTTGagtgaaaataagaaaatggtGAAGCGCTGGATGAGAAAGGGGGTTTGTCATGGGAAGCGAATAACAAG GGATTCTGATGATGCACATCTGAAGTCTAAAGGACGAAATAGATACCGTGCCACTGAGACCAATGTGGttaattttctcatatttgttgTTAGTGGGGTCCAAATTCTGCAATTGATGGACACTGATGATGAAACAAAGAGGCAACAAACTCAAGCTATTGCTACAACTTTCAACAACCCTCTCTTGTCATTCAAAG ATGAAAAGCCAGTTGTTGTGCTAACGCATGGTGATTTACTTTCACTTTCGGATCGTACTCGCATCCGCATGTATTTGGGACAGCTGCTGGGTATCCATccgaagaaacaaatttttgacaTCCCAG AAAGTGATGATTTAGGAACTAGGTTCACTATACTCAACATGCTTTGCTATTGTCTTGAGCACGCAGATAAAAACCTACCCTTCAAAAGAAACCTACCTTACAAAAGCCCATCTAGCAGCAAG GGTGTCTTGAAGTTGCTTGTATCATCTCTACTGATACATGCGGTTCTAGTAATAATTTTCGGAATGGGGATGATCTTCATGAATACTCTCCAAGCCAAGGTTGCTTCTGTTCCCAATTTACACGTATCACAATCACATGGAGACATAGATTGCAATGCAACTACTGTTGATTCTGTGCCCGATCTTCAGCCTGAGGAATTGCAACCACATGTAAACGTAGATTGCCATGCAAGTGGGGTTGATTCTGTTCGCGATCTCCAACCCGAGACCCCCCAATCAGATGTAAATGTAGATTGGCGTACAATCCGACACTTATGGTCAGATGACTAA
- the LOC132043510 gene encoding cyclin-C1-2-like gives MAANFWISSQYKELLDPEEVDVVHQLDKERGITLDDFKLIKLHMSIYVARLAQNVKVRQRVVATAITYMRRVYVRRSMTEYDPRLVAPTCLYLASKAEESTVQARLLVFYIKKMYSDEKYKYEIKDILDMEMKVLEALNYYLVVYHPYRSLSQFLQDAGMNDVTQLTWGLINDTYKMDLILIHPPHLITLACIYIASVLKDKEATAWFEELRVDMNVVKNIAMEILDFYDGHKSISDERVNAAMSKLAGR, from the exons ATGGCTGCCAATTTCTGGATTTCTTCTCAATA CAAAGAACTTTTGGATCCTGAAGAGGTTGACGTTGTGCATCAGTTGGATAAAGAGAGAGGCATCACTCTCGATGATTTCAAGCTCATCAAATTGCATATGTCCATTT ATGTTGCGAGATTGGCTCAAAATGTGAAAGTGAGACAAAG GGTTGTTGCTACCGCAATTACGTACATGAGACGCGTATATGTCAG GAGAAGTATGACTGAGTATGATCCTCGTCTGGTTGCTCCAACTTGCTTGTATTTGGCATCAAAAGCAGAAGAAAGCACTGTGCAGGCCCGACTTCTTGTATTTTACATCAAGAAAATGT ATTCGGACGAGAAGtataaatatgaaataaaagacATACTTGACATGGAGATGAAAGTTTTGGAAGCCCTAAACTATTACTTAGTCGTATATCATCCATATCGTTCATTATCACA GTTCCTTCAGGATGCCGGCATGAATGATGTAACTCAATTGACTTG GGGACTTATAAATGATACCTATAAGATGGACCTAATTCTCATTCATCCGCCACATTTGATTACTTTAGCCTGCATATATATTGCAAGTGTGCTGAAGGATAAAGAAGCTACTGCCTGGTTTGAGGAGCTTCGAGTTGATATGAATGTG GTGAAAAATATAGCAATGGAGATACTAGATTTTTATGACGGCCATAAATCGATCTCTGACGAGAGGGTAAACGCTGCCATGAGCAAGCTAGCTGGAAGGTAG
- the LOC132043520 gene encoding GTP cyclohydrolase 1: protein MGALDEGHYHAEIENEVNLELGFEGQPETVAIKDAVRVLLQGLGEDINREGIKKTPFRVAKALREGTRGYKQKVNDIVHGALFPEAGLEAGSGQAGGVGGLVIVRDLDLFSYCESCLLPFQVKCHVGYVPSGKRVVGLSKLSRVADIFAKRLQSPQRLADEVCTALQHGIKPTGVAVVLQCMHIHLPNFESAFLDSTSQGWVKIVATSGSGVFEDRDADVWTDFLSLLKFRGISIDNACPRTSDQTWCPSQISGRSGQANSAMANAVLSILKSLGEDPLREELVGTPSRFVKWFMNFRNSNLEMKLNGFVRNRIDTRSPSDQVGNFNICSELNLSFWSQCEHHLLPFQGVVHIGYHSLDGVNPVGRPLVQSVVHFYGFKLQVQERLTRQIAETVSSFLGEDIMVVVEANHTCMISRGIEKFGSNTATFAVLGRFSTDPAARAKFLQSLPDSCSAGK from the exons ATGGGCGCATTAGATGAGGGGCACTATCATGCAGAAATAGAGAATGAAGTGAATCTTGAACTTGGCTTTGAGGGTCAACCTGAAACAGTGGCAATAAAGGATGCTGTAAGAGTCCTTTTGCAGGGTTTGGGTGAAGATATCAATAGGGAAGGCATCAAGAAAACTCCTTTTCGTGTTGCTAAAGCTCTTCGTGAAGGAACTAGAG GTTACAAACAAAAAGTGAATGACATCGTTCATGGCGCTTTATTCCCTGAAGCTGGATTGGAAGCTGGAAGTGGTCAGGCTGGAGGAGTTGGTGGGCTCGTGATTGTTCGAGATCTTGATCTCTTCTCATACTGTGAGTCTTGCTTGCTTCCGTTCCAGGTTAAGTGTCATGTAGGTTATGTTCCATCTGGAAAAAGGGTAGTAGGACTAAGCAAGCTCTCCCGGGTTGCTGATATTTTTGCAAAACGGCTCCAAAGTCCACAACGCCTCGCTGATGAAGTTTGCACTGCTTTGCAGCACGGAATCAAGCCGACAGGTGTCGCTGTGGTTCTACAGTGTATGCATATTCATTTGCCAAATTTTGAATCAGCATTTCTCGACTCGACTTCCCAAGGATGGGTAAAGATAGTAGCTACCTCGGGTTCCGGTGTTTTTGAGGACCGGGACGCTGATGTTTGGACTGATTTTTTGAGTCTTCTGAAATTCCGAGGTATAAGCATAGACAATGCATGTCCTAGGACCTCCGACCAAACATGGTGCCCTTCTCAAATTTCTGGCAGGTCGGGACAAGCAAATTCAGCTATGGCAAATGCAGTGCTTTCGATACTTAAGTCTCTGGGCGAAGATCCATTGAGAGAAGAGCTTGTAGGAACCCCTTCACGCTTCGTGAAATGGTTCATGAATTTTAGAAACTCTAATTTGGAGATGAAACTGAATGGCTTTGTTCGAAATAGAATAGATACTCGTAGTCCTTCTGATCAGGTTGGTAATTTTAATATCTGCTCCGAGCTGAATTTGTCATTCTGGTCCCAGTGCGAACATCATCTACTTCCTTTTCAAGGCGTTGTGCACATTGGTTATCACTCTTTGGATGGAGTGAACCCTGTTGGAAGACCGCTAGTGCAATCAGTAGTACATTTTTATGGCTTTAAACTCCAAGTACAGGAGAGGCTTACCAGGCAGATAGCCGAAACTGTTTCATCGTTCTTAGGCGAAGACATAATGGTGGTTGTGGAAGCAAATCACACCTGTATGATATCTAGAGGAATCGAGAAGTTTGGAAGCAACACAGCCACATTTGCTGTGTTGGGTCGATTTTCCACAGACCCCGCTGCAAGAGCAAAATTTTTGCAGAGCCTCCCAGACTCTTGTTCTGCAGGAAAATGA